The region ATCGTTATGTGTATAAAGAATTAgtaaaaccaaaaaaaatatcaacatTACCTACCTTCTTGAAAAAAGCAGATAAAATGTTTGAAGCAGAAGTGAAAcgttttttaaagaaaaaagcagctGGTCGTTATGCGGATAAAGGTCGAGGCATCATGGGAAagttcttttcatttatagACACACACAGAGTATTTATTcctattttgtttcttttcccaTTCATTTGTTTAGTATCTACAATTATTATTTGGGG is a window of Plasmodium cynomolgi strain B DNA, scaffold: 0957, whole genome shotgun sequence DNA encoding:
- a CDS encoding hypothetical protein (putative); its protein translation is MFEAEVKRFLKKKAAGRYADKGRGIMGKFFSFIDTHRVFIPILFLFPFICLVSTIIIWGISVAGPAVLGLFSLAAGITSLSGLVPLLAGLIPVRLFTMRLNSIVHYLEV